The window TTAAAACTTGTTAAAAGTTTTCTTGTTTCTTTTATTTAAATACTTAATACTTTTGAAAAATATTTTGATAACTCTTTATTTTTCCACAATAATTTATTTTTTTAACAATTTAAAATTTTTATTTTTATTTTTTTTCAAAAGTTTTTGAAATTTTTTTCAAAAGTTGTGGAAAACTTTTTTTTATGTTATAATATTTTTTAATCTTTTTAGGAGGTTTTTTATGAGTAATTCTAATTTTTTATGGGAAATTATTGTTAAAAAATTAAAATCTGAGCTTAATGAAGAAGTTTTTTCTACCTGGATAGCACCGAATTTTATTGAATTAGTCGATATGAAAAATAAGCAAATTACTATTACCAGTAACAACGGTCTTATTTCTGAATATCTTAAAAATATTTTTGATTCTAAAATAAAAGAAATTGTTAAAAATTCTACAAGTCTTGATTTTGAAATCTTCTATAATTATCTTGATGATAATAGTATTAAAGAAGATGTTAGAAAAATAGAAAAGAAAAAAAATACAGAAGATATAATTCTTGATAATTTTTTAGCAAAAGATAAACCTTCTGGTTCTCAAAATCTTTTTTCGACACAATCTTTTATTTTTGATGAATATAAGCAAGCAACACCAAATAAAAATATTACAAAATCAAAAGATAATACTAGTATAAATAAAAATTTTATTTTTGATAATTTTGTTGTTGGTGAAGGTAATACCTACGCCTTTAACCTGGCTTACTCGGCTGCAAATGATCCAGGAGAACACAATCCACTTTTTATTTATGGTGGTGTTGGTTTGGGAAAAACGCATTTACTCCACGCAATAGGTAATGAATTGGAAAAAAATTTTCCTAATTTTAAAATAAAATGTGTTACCTCTGAACAATTTTTAAATGATTTTGTTAATTCTATTCAAACTGGTAACAAACATAAAAATTTAGCAGAAGAATTTCGTCAAAAATATAGAGAAATAGATGCACTTTTAATAGATGATATTCAATTTTTCTCTGGAAAAACAAGTATTCAAACGGCTTTTTTCCACACATTCAATGAATTACATCTAGCTCAAAAACAAATTGTTCTTATCAGTGATAGAGAACCTAATGAACTTGATGGTCTTGATGATAGACTTGTTTCTCGTTTTGATTCTGGTGTCTTAGCTGATATCACTCCGCCAGACTACGAAACCAGAATGGCTATTATTAAATTTAAATGTCAAGAAAATAATCTACAAATTGATGATTCTATAATAAGTTATATTTCTGGTAATATTACTGATAATATTAGGCAGATAGAAGGGGTTTTAAAAGAAATAAAATTTAAAGCAGATTCTAAAAATATTTCTCTTGAATTAGTGGAAAATATTTTAAAACACCGTATTAAAAATATTAAGAAAAAAATTTCACCTAAAGATATTATAAATATAACTTCTGAATTTTATAATATTTCTGTTGATAATATGCTATCAGCAAAAAGAAATAAGGAGATAGTAACACCTAGAATGGTAGCCATATATTTATGTAGAGAATTAACAGACCTTTCCTTACCAGCAATAGGCAAGTTATTCAATAAAGACCATTCTTCTATCTTTTACTCTAATACAAAAATTACAACATTAATAGCTGACAATACAAATAATATTTTAGAAAACATAGAAATAATAAAAGAAAA of the Gemella sp. zg-570 genome contains:
- the dnaA gene encoding chromosomal replication initiator protein DnaA, whose protein sequence is MSNSNFLWEIIVKKLKSELNEEVFSTWIAPNFIELVDMKNKQITITSNNGLISEYLKNIFDSKIKEIVKNSTSLDFEIFYNYLDDNSIKEDVRKIEKKKNTEDIILDNFLAKDKPSGSQNLFSTQSFIFDEYKQATPNKNITKSKDNTSINKNFIFDNFVVGEGNTYAFNLAYSAANDPGEHNPLFIYGGVGLGKTHLLHAIGNELEKNFPNFKIKCVTSEQFLNDFVNSIQTGNKHKNLAEEFRQKYREIDALLIDDIQFFSGKTSIQTAFFHTFNELHLAQKQIVLISDREPNELDGLDDRLVSRFDSGVLADITPPDYETRMAIIKFKCQENNLQIDDSIISYISGNITDNIRQIEGVLKEIKFKADSKNISLELVENILKHRIKNIKKKISPKDIINITSEFYNISVDNMLSAKRNKEIVTPRMVAIYLCRELTDLSLPAIGKLFNKDHSSIFYSNTKITTLIADNTNNILENIEIIKEKLTNL